The following coding sequences lie in one Moritella viscosa genomic window:
- the tctA gene encoding putative tricarboxylic transport membrane protein translates to MLDGILAGLSTAIMPTNLMMVMVGCFVGTFIGMLPGLGPISAIALMIPITYGLDPSSGMILMAGVYYGAIFGGSTSSILINAPGCSSTVVTAFDGYPMAKKGQAGKALALAAYASFTGGTLSAIMLLIAAPALAKVSLSFQSSDYFSLMLVGLSAVAAFAGKGQVLKAWMMTILGLMLSTVGIDKGIGVERFTFGLTDLMDGFSFLLLAMATFALGEILFSILKPDPDTSSEENCALAEIGSMKVTKEEIKEVAPVAIRSSILGFFVGVLPGAGATIAAFLSYGLERNLAPKDKRDEFGKGSIRGLVAPESANNAASSGSFVPLLTLGIPGSGTTAIMLGALISYGVQPGPRLFVDNPEIFWSVIISMYFGNVVLMVLNLPLIPYISKLLAVPRTVLLPMIIFFSITGVYLVSFNTVDVFVMIIIAVIAIFLRLATFPLAPLLLGFILGGLMEENLRRSLMLSDGELNFLWERPITLTFTVISALVLVTPILLTAFNRYRVNKARSAEGSR, encoded by the coding sequence ATGTTAGATGGAATTTTAGCAGGCTTATCCACAGCAATCATGCCAACCAACTTAATGATGGTCATGGTCGGTTGTTTTGTTGGTACTTTTATTGGTATGTTGCCCGGTCTTGGTCCTATTTCAGCAATTGCCCTTATGATCCCGATTACCTATGGTTTAGACCCATCGTCAGGTATGATCTTAATGGCCGGTGTTTATTACGGTGCAATTTTTGGTGGCTCAACCTCATCAATTCTAATCAATGCTCCCGGTTGCTCTTCAACGGTAGTCACCGCATTTGATGGTTACCCAATGGCGAAAAAAGGCCAAGCGGGTAAAGCGCTAGCGCTTGCTGCATATGCCTCATTTACTGGCGGCACCTTATCCGCAATTATGCTATTAATCGCGGCTCCCGCCTTAGCAAAAGTGTCATTAAGTTTTCAATCATCTGATTATTTTTCACTTATGCTCGTAGGTTTGTCTGCCGTAGCCGCCTTTGCCGGTAAAGGCCAGGTGCTAAAAGCCTGGATGATGACTATTTTAGGTTTAATGTTATCAACAGTCGGTATCGATAAAGGGATTGGCGTTGAGCGTTTCACCTTTGGTTTAACTGACCTAATGGATGGTTTTAGTTTCTTATTATTAGCTATGGCAACCTTTGCCCTCGGTGAGATTTTATTCAGTATTTTAAAACCAGACCCTGATACGTCATCAGAAGAGAACTGTGCTTTAGCTGAAATCGGCAGCATGAAAGTGACAAAAGAAGAAATAAAAGAAGTTGCCCCAGTGGCAATTCGATCTTCGATTCTCGGATTTTTTGTCGGGGTATTACCAGGCGCAGGCGCGACGATTGCTGCTTTCTTAAGTTACGGTTTAGAGCGTAATCTAGCACCAAAAGATAAACGCGATGAATTTGGTAAAGGCAGTATCCGTGGTTTAGTGGCGCCAGAATCCGCTAACAATGCCGCATCAAGTGGTTCATTTGTACCGCTATTAACCTTAGGTATTCCAGGTTCTGGAACAACTGCCATTATGCTAGGTGCATTGATATCTTATGGTGTTCAACCTGGTCCACGCTTGTTTGTCGATAACCCTGAAATATTCTGGTCGGTGATCATCTCTATGTACTTCGGTAACGTTGTTTTGATGGTCTTGAATCTACCGCTAATCCCGTATATTTCAAAACTATTAGCCGTGCCAAGAACCGTATTACTGCCGATGATCATTTTCTTCTCAATCACGGGGGTGTATCTGGTTTCATTTAATACTGTTGATGTATTTGTTATGATCATAATAGCAGTAATCGCGATATTTTTAAGGTTAGCGACTTTCCCATTAGCCCCGTTATTACTCGGTTTCATTCTTGGTGGATTAATGGAAGAAAACCTACGCCGTTCATTGATGCTCAGCGATGGTGAGTTAAACTTCTTATGGGAACGCCCTATCACCTTAACGTTCACCGTCATATCAGCGTTAGTACTTGTGACTCCAATACTATTAACGGCATTTAATCGTTATCGTGTTAACAAGGCGAGGTCAGCAGAAGGTAGTCGTTAA
- a CDS encoding sensor kinase CitA, with product MIALTKSNVLFNWQKLTFRHRLLLVMTLSGVVKLLILSIAGFAYLKHWEEQESGEKALGIAKFLAASPSVIEAIEAKNPELIREKVELLRSSINATFIVIGDKNSLRYAHPVANRLGHKMQGEDNDKALKQGLSYISLAEGSLGKSVRGKTPILAYNGEIIGVVSVGYLVTSIENKAKHFLVFLLFMVVLVVLTNALISNFTAKKFQNAIFGFEPEEFGRLYMELEVTLSTIKEGVVSIDANGYLRSINRSACDIFKVKAKDVLHRKMDEVLPDNNLTEILTSKVSEYNVEMMIKGQAIVANRLVLVVDDRVVGAVSSFRLKDEITELTKQLSQVREYSDLLRSQTHEHSNKLNTISGLIHLGKNEEVLNLIGQETARYQHLIQFLREAIHEPMIAGVLLGKSERARELGLLLEIDEGSQLLTLPEHIRAEDIVTILGNFIDNGFDACISSNTIKSERKVSVSISDFGNEIIIEVEDNGCGLPEGIAQKELIKQGVSSKSESNRGVGLHLVDQIISQYYGQLMMKSIDNEGTRMTVYLPKKYTNKDIMNDIN from the coding sequence GCAGGCTTTGCTTATTTAAAGCATTGGGAAGAGCAGGAAAGTGGAGAAAAAGCACTCGGTATTGCTAAGTTTTTAGCTGCATCGCCTTCTGTGATTGAAGCTATTGAGGCGAAAAATCCAGAACTAATCAGAGAAAAAGTCGAATTGTTACGCTCATCCATTAATGCTACGTTTATTGTGATCGGTGATAAAAACAGTTTACGTTATGCTCATCCTGTCGCTAATCGTCTTGGTCATAAAATGCAGGGGGAAGATAATGATAAAGCCTTAAAACAAGGTTTATCTTATATTTCGCTGGCCGAAGGCTCATTAGGTAAATCAGTACGCGGTAAAACACCCATATTGGCTTACAATGGAGAAATTATAGGTGTTGTCTCTGTTGGCTATTTAGTCACAAGTATTGAAAATAAAGCCAAGCACTTCCTCGTATTCCTTCTTTTTATGGTCGTGTTGGTTGTACTTACTAATGCATTAATTTCTAATTTTACGGCAAAGAAATTTCAGAATGCGATATTTGGCTTTGAGCCCGAAGAGTTCGGTCGCTTATATATGGAGCTAGAAGTAACGCTTAGTACTATCAAAGAAGGTGTTGTGAGTATTGATGCGAATGGTTATTTACGTTCAATCAACCGCAGTGCATGCGATATTTTTAAAGTGAAGGCCAAGGATGTATTGCACCGAAAAATGGATGAAGTATTGCCTGATAACAATCTAACGGAAATTTTAACCAGCAAAGTCAGCGAATACAATGTTGAGATGATGATTAAAGGCCAAGCTATTGTGGCGAATAGGTTGGTGCTTGTTGTTGATGACCGGGTTGTTGGTGCTGTATCAAGTTTCCGTCTTAAAGATGAAATTACAGAACTCACTAAACAGCTATCACAGGTGCGTGAATATTCCGACTTGTTACGCTCGCAAACGCATGAACATAGTAATAAATTAAACACTATCAGCGGCCTTATTCATTTAGGTAAGAATGAAGAAGTATTAAACTTGATAGGACAAGAAACCGCACGCTATCAACATTTAATTCAATTCTTACGTGAAGCAATTCACGAACCTATGATCGCAGGCGTATTGTTAGGTAAAAGTGAAAGGGCTAGGGAGCTAGGGTTATTATTAGAGATTGATGAAGGGTCACAGCTGTTAACCTTACCTGAACATATTCGTGCCGAAGATATTGTAACAATTTTAGGTAACTTTATTGATAATGGCTTTGATGCTTGTATCAGTAGCAATACGATAAAATCAGAGAGAAAAGTATCAGTGAGCATTTCTGATTTTGGCAATGAGATAATCATTGAAGTGGAAGATAACGGTTGTGGTTTACCAGAAGGTATCGCACAAAAAGAATTAATTAAACAAGGCGTATCAAGCAAATCGGAAAGTAACCGAGGCGTGGGACTGCACCTTGTTGATCAAATCATTAGTCAATATTATGGGCAGCTAATGATGAAAAGTATAGATAATGAAGGAACAAGAATGACGGTGTATTTACCAAAAAAATATACGAATAAGGATATTATGAATGACATCAACTAA
- a CDS encoding response regulator — MTSTNAIKVLIIEDDVGIAEIHRRNLMKIEGLSVIGIATTKTEAETLLEVLTPDLILLDVYLPDGNGLDILRDLRQQQHECDVILITADRDAETLQAAMRGGVVDYILKPVIFARLEESLYKYLKQKNQFGILDDLDQRVVDSMISVSVKSSVSSRLPKGIDSVTLDKVRGLFTEHKDITADNAGVFIGASRTTARRYLEHLISTGELVADLNYGTVGRPERTYRKQAR, encoded by the coding sequence ATGACATCAACTAATGCGATTAAAGTGTTAATCATTGAAGATGATGTGGGTATCGCTGAGATCCACCGCCGAAATTTGATGAAAATAGAGGGCTTAAGTGTCATTGGTATCGCAACCACGAAAACTGAAGCTGAAACCTTACTTGAGGTGTTAACTCCAGATTTAATTTTGCTGGATGTTTATTTACCGGATGGTAACGGTTTAGATATTCTTCGTGACTTGCGCCAACAGCAACACGAATGTGATGTGATTCTAATTACAGCAGACCGTGATGCAGAGACGCTACAAGCTGCCATGCGCGGTGGCGTTGTAGATTATATTTTAAAACCCGTTATATTTGCACGCTTAGAAGAGTCATTATATAAGTACTTAAAGCAGAAAAATCAATTTGGTATTTTAGATGATTTAGATCAGCGGGTCGTTGATTCAATGATCTCGGTGAGTGTGAAAAGCTCTGTTTCATCCCGATTACCGAAAGGTATTGATAGTGTGACTTTGGATAAAGTACGTGGTTTGTTTACTGAACATAAAGATATCACCGCGGATAATGCAGGGGTATTTATTGGAGCAAGTCGGACAACGGCAAGACGTTATTTAGAACATCTGATTAGTACTGGTGAGCTAGTGGCTGATTTGAATTATGGTACGGTAGGACGTCCAGAAAGAACCTATCGGAAACAAGCTCGATAG